Genomic DNA from candidate division WOR-3 bacterium:
CAAACGGCTACCGACAGTCAGGGACAGAAGTTCAAGGAAATCAATCCCCTTCTGTTTCGCCGCTTTTGCCTGACGATAGAGATAACGCAGGCACCCATCCAGTTCCTTTGAGGAATAGCTCCCATTTCCCCCTCCCCTACCCTTTTCGTACTCCTCAACTATCGCCCTTAAGGCGTCGGTCGCCTCCTGAATATTGGGGTTAGGTGAGCGGAACTCGTAAATCACTCCTTTGGAATGGACGCGTCTGCTCTCAATCAAGTTGGCTAACGCTGTGACCGCCTCATCATTGCTGATTTTGTTTCTTTCCCTGACCATTATTAGTGTCAGCCGCAGGTTGTGAAGCACCTCAAACCAGGCGATTTCAAAATCAACATCACCGCTCAGTTTAACCAGTCTCGGCAATGCCAGCCGCCTCCTCTCTAATAAAAAATGACAATCATCTGGACAGGCTATTTTCCTATGCCGGCTCCGCCCGCAACACTGGGAACAAATCATACCACCCAACCCCGGACAAAAGCGATTGGGTTTGCGTTCGTTGCAACTCAAGCAGAATGCCTGCATACAACTTATTATACCCCAAACAATTTTCCAATCAAGGTATTTTTTCCCATCCACCCAACCCCTATTCCTCAACCCCACTTTCAAGAGCCTTCTCCAACGAGCGGTCAATCAGACTGAAAGGAAAAATTCAACTCGGGAACCGCCCTGATGACGAACCCCAGTTTAACATCCACCCTTAATACTGCCATAGGGGGAGCCCGGGGCATGCCCCCTCATGGTGATGCTGAATTGATTGTTATTATCTAAAACACTAATTTTCAAAAACTTAGAAAATTGCGACCCTGTCCAAATATTCTATCATTATATTTAGTGTAGGTATTTATTACTATCCTTACTCAACAAGTCGACGCTTCTTTTCTTGACAGGGGGGTAATAGTTAATATTATTAATTTAAGTTGAACTGTTCAAACACAATCGGGCGATTAGCTCAGTTTTGGTTAGAGCGCTTGCTTGACATGCAAGAGGTCACCTGTTCAAGTCAGGTATCGCCCATTCAAATGCCCCAATCAGGAACAAAGAGTGGAAGAGCATTTTATTAATCTGCGGGCATTGCAGGAGATTGATACTGAACTAAAAAATTTACAGGAGCGATTAGCAGACCTGCCCCGGCGGGTTGAGGAATTGAAAAAGGCAGTCACAAACGCTCAGGTTGAACTTGAGGTAAAGAAAAAGGCTCTACCCGAGCAGCGAAAAAGGTATAAACTTGCCGAGGTCGAATTGCACGCCACTGAAGAAAAAATCGCCACCTATTCGGTGCAACTTTATTCCGCAAAAACCAATGAGCAATACAAGGCATTCATCAAGGAGATTGAGACGCAGAAGAAACTGAAGGACGAGATCGAGGAAAAAATGATTGCCCTGATGGAGGAGATTGATAAACTGGAAAAGGAAATTAAGGAACTGGAAAAATCGGTTGCGGAAATCGAAAAGGAGACACAGAGCAAACTGCAGGTTCTTGAGGCGGAAAGGGAGGAGTTGGTAAAGGCAATCTCCGAGCGGGAAAAGCGCCGTGAGGATGTCGCCCGCCTTTTGCCACCCGATATTTTACGCCGTTACGAGCGCATCCGTGCCAGTAAAGGCGGTCTCGCAGTTGCCACGACCGAAAACGAACGGTGTAGCGGTTGCCTCAGCCCAATCCCACCCCAACGGATTTTGGAGATTGAGCGCCAGAACAGGCTTTACCTGTGTGAAGCCTGTGGCAGAATTTTACTTCCGGCACCAAACCCAAAACGCACTGCAAATAAGTGAACGGCAAGGAAACCTATCTCGTTCAAATTGACGGCTCATCCCGCTGCAACCCGGGTCCGGCGGGGATTGGCATCCGCATCATTGACCCGGAAGGAAATGTTGTCAAGGAAATCAGCCGCTTCATCGGCAAAAGGACCAACAATCAGGCTGAGTATGAGGCACTAATTACCGCCCTCAATGAGATCCGCCTCATCGGCAGGCACAATTATGTGATTCATACCGATTCCGAATTGCTTTACAATCAGCTCCAAGGTCGGTACAAGGTTCGCAATCAACAACTAAAGGAATTGCATGCCCAGGCAAAACGGTTGCTCTCTCTCCTCCCCAATGTGACTATTCGACTTGTGCCGCGCACAGAAAACCGTCTAAGCGACCGACTGGCGAAGTCGGCTTCCCACACCAGTTAACAGCGACCTGTGAAAAACAGGGACGGTTCAAATTTGGCTCTAACCTGGCTGATGCCTTTGGGCACCTTAATTCAGTTCATGCTGCCCCGCTGGGTGGTGGTAAGAATTGCCACATTTATAGGGGTAATTGTCTATCAATTTAACCACCGTCAGCGCAGGCGTTTGATGGAAAACTACTACCATATCCTTGGGAAAAACACGCCTGAAGAGGTAATAAAAAAGACCGCTCGTCGGGCTTTTAAAAATCTTTGTGTCTTTTATGCCGACCTCTTGAGGGTCCCGGTAATGAAAAAAAGGACCGCTCTGATTGGTGAATTTGACCGCAGAACAATCGACAGGGTTATGCAAGAAAAACGGGGGGTAATTCTTGTAACAGGACATCTGGGCAACTGGGACCTCGCCGGGGTATTTCTCTCCGCTTTGGCTTACCCGATTTCAGCGGTGGTTGAGCCCATTCCCCGTGGCTGGACCAAGACCTTTAACCGGTATCGCCGTGCCTGTGCAATGGAAACCATTCCGATTCCCGAAAGGGAGCGGATTAGGAGGGCGATAGAAAAGAAAAGGGTTTTGGCACTGGTTGCTGACCGAGACCTCACCGGCAGGGGGATTCTCTGCCCGGCATTTGATGCCCACCGCTCATTTCCCAAAGGACCCGCGGTTTACGCCTTGCGTTATAATGTCCCAATTGTAATTGGTTACTTTGTCAGACAGCAAAAGAAAAACCGCCCTCCCTATCTGGGGGTAATTGAAGCTCCGTTGGAATTCCATCCCACTGGTGATATGGATAACGACATCAAAAACCTTACGCTACTCATCGCCTCCCGGCTCAACGAACTTATTCGTCGCTATCCTGACCAGTGGTTGGTTTTTAATGCGAATTGGCAATGAGACAGGTCAAAATTCGGGTTTTGCGATTGAAAAAAAACATCCCCCTACCTTATAAGGCAACCAGTGATGCTGTGGGCTTCGACCTCTATGCCGCCGAGTCAAAGGCAATCAAGGCACACAGTTTTGGCGTAATTGGCACAGGTATCGCCATTGAATTACCATCGGGTATTGAAGCCCAGGTTCGTCCTCGTTCGGGGCTGGCTTTTCATCACGGCATCGGTGTCTTAAACAGCCCAGGCACAATTGACCCTGATTATCGCGGAGAAATCAAGGTAATCTTATTCAACATCTCTGATAAAGATTTCACCGTTAGGCAAGGAGAGCGAATCGCCCAAATTGTCTTTTCCCGGATAGTTTCAGTTAAATTTGAAGAGTCTAAGACCCTTTCCAAAACAAAACGAGGCGAAAGGGGGTTTGGTCACACAGGTTAAAAATGCGCATCCTTTTGGTTTCGGCATCCTATCGCCCTTTCCCTTCAGGGGTCAGTGAGCATGTCCATCATCTGGCAATGGAACTTCACCGCCGTGGTCATAAAGTCCATATTTTGACAACCAATTATCATCCCAAAACCAAATTAAACACCTCAACCTCAACCCCTTTCCCCATTGCTCGTATTGGCAAAGCCCTTATCCTCCCATCCAATCGTTCCCATTTCGTTCTCCCTGTGGGGCTAAAACTTCCCCTCCAGGTTAGGGAGTTCCTTTGCAAGAATCAATTTGACATTGTTCATTGTCACGGGGTTTTCCCCCCAGAAATTTCTTACTGGGCGATTCGCTATAGCTCTGCGCCCGTTGTGGTAACATTTCACACCTTAAGAAAACAACTCCCCATCTTTGTAAGAAAAGGCTTCCAAGCCCTTTTCCCTGACCTCAACCGTAAAATTAAAGTGAAAATTGCGGTCTCTCAAGCTGCCAAAAATTTTTTTCAAGCCTGGTTTTTAGGGGAGTATCATATTATCCCCAATGGCGTTGACCTCACCCGTTTCCGAACCAATCCCCACCCTGCCCATTGTCTTGAGAAAGATAAACCTTACATCTTGTATGTTGGTCGGCTTGACTGGCGCAAAGGGGTGTTAGTACTCATAAGATCACTTCCTTTTATCCTCAAATCACATCCTGAAGCAACCCTTGTTGTTGTTGGAACTGGCCCATTAGAATCAAAAGCGAAAAGACTTTGTATCCGATTGGGAATCGAAAAATCGGTTATCTTTACCGGCTATGTGCCTCCGGAGGAACTCCCAGGATATTATTCTGGATGCACTTTATATGTATCCCCAGCACTGAGCGGTGAGGCGATGGGAATCGTTCTTTTGGAGGCTATGGCTTCGGGAAAGCCGGTAATAGCATCTGCCATTTCCGGTTATAATGAAGTGGTTACCGATAAGGAAACCGCAATTCTTGTTCCTCCTGGAGACGCTCAGAGACTCGCCGAGGCTATAAATCAACTGTTAGACTCTCCTGAACTTTGCCAACACCTTATTCAAAAAGGATTGAGGCATGTCACTCGATTTGCTTGGCCGGTAATAGCCCAAGACATTGAGGCTCTCTACGAAAAGGCTTTATCGTGAAAAAAGACCCCTTGCATATCTGCCTTGTGTCTGCTGCTTATCGCCCCTACCCCTCAGGGGTGAGTGAACACGTCTACAATCTCGCAAAATCGCTTAAGGAACTTAATCAGGAGATAACCATCCTAACCACAAAATTCCCCCATTTTGAGCCGATGCAGAGTAAATCCCCAGAGCCGGCAAATGTCTATCGTTTTGGAAAAGCACTCCTTGTTCCGATGAACCTTTCCTATGCTACGCTACCTTTTGGAGTAAGACTACCTGCCCAGGTTGCCAATTTCTTCAAAACCCACCAGTTTGATATAGTTCACTGCCATGGACTTTTCTGGCCAGAGATCTCTTACTGGGCTTTGCGCTATAGCCGTGCAACCAATTTGATCACATTTCTTACCGCTGGGTTTAAAATTCATAAAAGGGGAGACAGGATATTTCGTTTCCTATTTCGCGACGAGATTAATAAAATCCACGGTAAAATCGCAATTTCTCGACGGGCGCAGGCAGCCATTGAGCCCTATTTGCCTGGGGAATACCGCATCATTCCCTCCGGTGTCGACCTAAGAAAGTTCCACCCCGAGGTTCAGCCGGTATTAAAAAAACGACCAAAAGAGAAGGTTGTTCTTTTTGTCGGTCGTCTGGACAAAAGGAAGGGATTGGAGGTCTTAATTCAGGCGCTGCCGCTGGTAAAAATGAGAGTAGCTGATGTGCGTTTGGTGGCCATCGGAAAAGGAGCGAGGGAAAGAGAGTGCCGACAATTGGTAAAGCGGCTCGGTCTGGAGGATGTGGTTGAGTTTATCGGCGGGGTAGACGCGGAGAGATTACCTGGATATTACCGTAGCGCTGATGTGTATTGTTCACCCGCTCTTGGCGGTGAAACTCAGGGTGTTGTTTTGCTGGAGGCGATGGCATGCGGTGTTCCTGTGGTCGCGTCAAAAATCCCTGGTTATGACGAAACCATCCGTGATAATATTGATGGAATCCTTTTCCCGCTGGGGGATATCAATGCGCTTGCGGATTGCATTGTCAAGGTTCTTACAGACGAAGAACTGAGAAACAGGCTGATTGCCAATGGTTTAAAAAGGGTCCGAGATTACGCCTGGCCCATTATCGCAAAAAAAACGCTTGATTATTATCAGGAGTTACTGGCTGTAAGGAAACAGGACATCTGCGATTAGCGCAAACTGATTCAGGGTAAGATCCTTGGCTCGGGCATCAAGGGGCAAATTTAACTGGACAAAAATATTTTTTAAAATCTCCTTGTTGATACCAAGATTCAATGCAATGTTGTTTATTAGCCTCTTGCGTGGTTGCGGGGTAAAAGCCGCATTAATCAATTTATAAAAAAATTCGGGGTGAGAAATTGCTACTGCCGGGCTGGGGCGTTTCATCAGGGTAAACGCGGTTGAAATTACCTTGGGGCTGGGTTTGAAGAATCTGGGAGGGATGTTAAACAGCCGCCTCCTTGTGCACAGGTATTCACACAAAACGGTTAAAACGCCACTTCCTTTTGTCCCTGCGGGAAGTAAAACCTTTTCCGCAAACTCTCGCTGTGCTGTTAGAACCGCCCTCTGCCAGTAACTGATGTTGTCTAACAACCTAAAAATAATCGGAGAGGAAATGTTATACGGCAGATTACCGATTATCTTCGCATCATTAAATTTATTCAGGTCAAATTTCAGAAAATCCTGATGCACAATTTTTAAATTAGGACTTTCTCCTATTTCTGCCTCAAGATAGCACACCAGCCGATAGTCGATTTCAACCGCAATCACATTATTGCATGCCCGAATCAACCGCTTGGTGAGAATCCCTTTGCCTGGTCCGATTTCGATTACCGTATCATCAGGCTTCAATTCCAGCGCCGCAATCAGAGCATCGGCTGTTGGTTCATGGATTAAAAAGGACTGCCCTAAGGATTTAATCGGTCTTATCGTCAATTTGCATGAAATCAGGTTATCTGCAAACAGCGATGAGCATTCTCTCTGGTAAGATCTGCCACCTCCGCAGGCGTGAAATTCAACGCTTGGGCAAGAAATTGCAGAGTTAACCGGATAAACGCCGGTTCATTCCTTTTCCCTGGTCCCCTTTCAGGTTCAGGTATCAAGTAAGGGGCATCGGTTTCGATAAGTATCCTGTCCTGAGGGACCGTCTTTGCAACTTCAATCAATCGTTTTTCACCATAGGTCAAACTCCCAGCAAATGAGATGTAAAAACCCTTCTCAACCGCCCACTCGGCAAACTTCCTGCCATCAGAAAAGCAGTGCAAAATGCCCTTAAAATAGCCATGCTCCTCAAGAATTGCCATTGCCGGTTGTGCTGCATCTCGGATATGAATCACCAAAGGCAGATTGAGCATCTTTGCCAGTTCAATCTGGGCGCGGAAAGCGGTTTCCTGATTCGCCTTTGTAGAGAATCCGCGAAAGAAATCAAGACCGGTCTCGCCAATCGCCTTAACCTGGGGTTCAATACACATATCCTTCAACGTCTGAATATCAAAACTACGAAACGAATCCGCCTCATGGGGGTGAATCCCTACCGCACAATAGGTGTTAGGGTACTTGCGACACAAGATGACATTCTCCTGGCTGTCAGGCACACTTGTGCTCACTGTCAAAATCTCCTTAACGCCCGCCTGATAAGCCCGTTTCATCACCGCATTCAAATCATTGGCAAACTGCCGGTCATTTAAGTGACAATGGGTGTCAAATATTTTTAAACCGTCCGGGTTAGCCGCACTCCTTCTCGGCATATTCAAGAAACTGGTGAGCCAGGGCTTACCGGCTTTTCCGGGCTTATCAAGACAACCTTTGCGCCATCAACCGCAGCCAAAAGCATCCCGTTTGATTCCACCCCGCGCAGTCTTGCCGGCTGAAGATTGGTAACCACCACAATCTCCTTTCCCAGTAACTCCTCAGGCTGATAGTTGTCACCGATACCAGCAACAATCTGCCGCTCCTCGTTCCCCAAATCAATCACCATCTTGATTAACTTCGCAGTTCCTAAAACCCGTTCCGCTGATTTTATTTTCGCCGTCCGCAACTCAATCTTCTTGAAATCATCAATCGTAATCATATGAGTCTCCTCCTTTTCCTGCTCTACCTTACCTAACCTTGCTCTTTCCTGAACTACGATTCTCTCATCAAGCTTCTCAAACAGAATCTCCACCTCCCCGAGTTCGCTGGGAAGAGCGGGATTGGCCACATCATCCCAACGCCTCTTATCCAAACCCAGCATTCTGCCTATCTTTTTACTCGTAAAAGGCAGAAACGGATATGAAAGCACCTCCAGTGCCGAAACCAGCCTAAGGCACACATTCATTGTCCGGTCGCAAGACCTTTTTTCCTCCCGAAACGAGCGCCAGGGCGCCTGATAATCAAAATAACGATTGCCCAAGGCGGCAAGGTTCATCAACTCCCTTGTCGCATCCTTGATTTGGAATGAATCAATCAGGGAGCCAATCTTTTTTGGTGCGGCAGTAATGGTCTTTAACACCTCAAGTGATTTCTCATCATCGGCAGTAGCATCCGGCACCTTGCCACGATAATATTTTTTGATAAAAACCGCCACCCGGTTAACGAAGTTGCCGAACACATCTGCCAGTTCATTGTTATTGCGGGCATGAAAATCTGCCCAGGTAAAATCAACATCCCGATTCTCAGGCAGATTCAGCGCCAGGCAGTAACGCAGCGGGTCTGGGGGAAACCGTTTAAGATAATCCGGCAGCCAGATTGCCCAGTTGCGCGATGTGGAAAGCTTCGCACCCTCAAGGTTCAAAAACTCATTTGCCGGAATCTCTGCCGGCAAGATATAATCACCGTGCGCCATCAGCATCGCCGGCCAGACAATCGCATGAAAAACAATATTGTCCTTGCCGATAAAATGTACCAGCCTTGTCCTTTGATCCAGCCAGTAATCCCGCCACCGCTCTGCATCACCTTGTTTCTCTGCCCATTCCCTTGTTGATGATATGTAACCAATCGGCGCATCAAACCAGACATACATCACCTTGCCCTTTGCCTCAGGAAGGGGCACCGGCACCCCCCAGGAAAGGTCCCTTGTTATCGGACGGTCAGCAAGACCCCTTTTGAACCAGCCCTCACAGAACCTTTTGACATTTGGCTTCCAGTTGTTCTTGGAATCAATCCACTCCCGCAACCTCTTTTCAAACTGGGAAAGGGTAAAAAACCAGTGGGTGCTCTCCTTCATCTCTGGTGTCGCACCGCAGGTCTTGCACTTGGGTTCAATCAGTTCAAAGGGCTCAAGCCAGCGCCCGCACGCCTCGCACTGGTCTCCCCTGGCACCAGGAGATGAGCAGTTTGGGCAAATTCCTTCAACATACCGGTCAGCAAGGAACATTCTACAATTTGGACAATAGAGCTGCTTGGTCGTCTTGGGGATTATGAACCCCTTCTGATAAACCTTCAGAAAGAACTCCTGCGCAGTCTGGTAATGAAGCGGCAAGGAGGTCCGGGAATAGTTATCAAACTCAATCCCGAACTGTTCAAACGAACTTTTGATTGAGGGGTGATAACGGTCAACAAGCTCCTTTGGACTTATCCCCTCCTTTTGCGCCGCAATCGTTATGGGCACGCCATGCTCATCAGAGCCACAGATGTATAAAACATCTGAGCCATTGAGCCGGTGATATTTTACATAGATATCAGCAGGGAGATAAGCACCGGCAAGGTGACCGAAGTGAATCTCACCATTGGCATAAGGCAGCGCACTTGTTACCAAAATCCTCACAGCACATAAGTATAGCCATCATAAGATAAAGTCAAGAATGTGAACATATAACTTTTTAATCCTTTTATCATCGCTCACTAAGGACACACACTTAAGATTGTGTCCAAAATCACCCGGGGATAATCACCTGCAAAAATTGTCATTTGGCTAACTTGCTAAAAATGCGCAGGATAAATCAATTTAACCTTAATGAGTTTTGTGTATTTTTATATAAACCTATCCTCAGCGGATGATTGGCAGCCAGTCATGAAAGAGAAAATAAAACCTGCCAATCAAAAGGGAGACACGCGCCATCACCGTGTAGCCAAACGATGCCCCAAAAGCAACCATAATAAAAACTATCCCGATTCTTGACAGGACACCCAAAAGACCCTTGTGCTCCTTTGAGAAGTAGAAGTAGGTAAGGGTGGTAATCACACCGATATAAATCACCGCATTGTTCAGGTTAATCAAGGGTCTTAATGTGTCTGATATCTGGGGCAAGAGATAGCCCTGAACCGATGCGATGAGACCAAGACCAGCACCGATGCCGATGGTAAATGAGATTGGCCAGCGGGAGAGCCAGACCAGTTTCGGAATTGAGCGCAGAAGCATCATGATGCCCAAGAGCGCGGGCAGAATCAAAATATATGCCTCAAGGTAGTTGCGCGCGCTCAGGTTGGTTCTGAAGGTGTCAACAAGCATCGGATAGACATCAAAAGCCCAGGCATAGATAACGGCAAAGCCCGCCGAGATGCCCACATAGATGTGTTCGGCAGCACGGTAAAGCGGGTTGTCCTTGTATAAAAATGAGAGGATGGCGATTGTCAGGGTGGCGGCAATCCAGGTGCCGATGATGTCAAGAATCATCTACTTCCTGCCCCTTCTGCGCGCGATGATAAACCCGAGGTTACCAAGGATTAAAAGGATGATTAAAAGTGCGTGTGCGGTTGACTGTGCCGGCATACCCAATGTTGCCGCCCCGGGCCTTTCCACCAGTGCCTCATATTCAGATGCACCCTGCAGACCGCCGATGATGCCCTCAATCTGATGCGCGCTGTAATACTGAAACATCCCCGGCGCGTTGACACCGGTGCAGCCAACAATTATCTTTTGATTAAATCGGGCACCGGCATACATAATCCAGGCATCGGCAACCGCGCCATGTGCCAGACTGACCAAAAGGTCAATGTCGTGATAGTTGTGTACCCGGCGCATAAACTCAAAAGAGTCCAAGGGCACCCCCCGATAGTCGGTCTTGAAAAAGTCCCGAATCTCCCTGCCGATACCGACCATCATTGCGGTAAAACCGGGACGGTAACCGATATTGACATAATCCTTACCATAAACCTTGCCGTATTCCGGTGCCACCTGATTTAAGGCGATCTCGCCAATGGGCAAACCGAGCGCCAGCTGACCGGTCAGGATAACCTTTAAATTTCTCTTAAAGCAGTGGCGCAGAATCGCAATCAGCATCGGCTGCACCTCAGGTGCCGATGAGGGGTCAAAGTCAATGGAAATCATCACCACCGAGTTCTCGGGCAGAGATTCAACCGCATTAAAGGCGTTCCGCACCGGCTCGGAAACCCTCACAGAAATCTTCGGCTTGACAATCAAAGGCAAAAGCACCACCAGGGCAAGGAGAAGGTAGAGAATCCTGCGGTCAATTGCTGAGATTCTTTCCCAGAAATTCATAATCTATGATGAGAGATAGGTTCGCTCAATTCCTAAGATGATGCGCAATGACATCGCAATCCCACCTAAGGCGAGACCGATGCCAATCCCCCTGCCTGCGGCCGCCTGCGGAATCGCCATCAGCCAGTCCTTTATCAGAGCAAAAAGTTCCACCCTTTTCAGCGCATCAGGGTCGGTTTTAGGGAAGATTAGGTGGATGAACTGGCTAATTCCCTGCCAGATGGAACTACCCAAAGGCACATTGCCCAGCATCACCAGGCAGGCGGCAATCAACAGCAGACTCGCACCAAGGTTACGAATCCGAAACGCCCGATACGCCGCGGAGAAGATGAAAAAGGCAAGGGTGGCAAACATCGTCGCCTGCAAAGGGATAATCATATACTTGTAAAGCCACATAAACGGCGCGCGCAGGGCAAAGGGGCTCGCAAACCTGACCCAGGAGTAAAGACCAAGACCGAGGGTGGCAAATAGGCTCAAAACCAGAAGCAGGCTGTAAAACCAGCCCTTTTCCTTACGGATGACCTTTAAGAGATGATGCCTAGTCAAGGAGTCAAGACCCAAAAGGAATGTGAAACCGGAGATGATGGCATACCAGTTGAGGAAGCGGGACTCAAGGTCGCCAAAGGGCTTGTGCGGAATAAAGAAGGCGACGATGAGTAAAAGCGCT
This window encodes:
- a CDS encoding glycosyltransferase family 4 protein, producing the protein MSEHVYNLAKSLKELNQEITILTTKFPHFEPMQSKSPEPANVYRFGKALLVPMNLSYATLPFGVRLPAQVANFFKTHQFDIVHCHGLFWPEISYWALRYSRATNLITFLTAGFKIHKRGDRIFRFLFRDEINKIHGKIAISRRAQAAIEPYLPGEYRIIPSGVDLRKFHPEVQPVLKKRPKEKVVLFVGRLDKRKGLEVLIQALPLVKMRVADVRLVAIGKGARERECRQLVKRLGLEDVVEFIGGVDAERLPGYYRSADVYCSPALGGETQGVVLLEAMACGVPVVASKIPGYDETIRDNIDGILFPLGDINALADCIVKVLTDEELRNRLIANGLKRVRDYAWPIIAKKTLDYYQELLAVRKQDICD
- the dut gene encoding dUTP diphosphatase, with product MRQVKIRVLRLKKNIPLPYKATSDAVGFDLYAAESKAIKAHSFGVIGTGIAIELPSGIEAQVRPRSGLAFHHGIGVLNSPGTIDPDYRGEIKVILFNISDKDFTVRQGERIAQIVFSRIVSVKFEESKTLSKTKRGERGFGHTG
- a CDS encoding ribonuclease HI family protein, whose amino-acid sequence is MNGKETYLVQIDGSSRCNPGPAGIGIRIIDPEGNVVKEISRFIGKRTNNQAEYEALITALNEIRLIGRHNYVIHTDSELLYNQLQGRYKVRNQQLKELHAQAKRLLSLLPNVTIRLVPRTENRLSDRLAKSASHTS
- the metG gene encoding methionine--tRNA ligase, translated to MRILVTSALPYANGEIHFGHLAGAYLPADIYVKYHRLNGSDVLYICGSDEHGVPITIAAQKEGISPKELVDRYHPSIKSSFEQFGIEFDNYSRTSLPLHYQTAQEFFLKVYQKGFIIPKTTKQLYCPNCRMFLADRYVEGICPNCSSPGARGDQCEACGRWLEPFELIEPKCKTCGATPEMKESTHWFFTLSQFEKRLREWIDSKNNWKPNVKRFCEGWFKRGLADRPITRDLSWGVPVPLPEAKGKVMYVWFDAPIGYISSTREWAEKQGDAERWRDYWLDQRTRLVHFIGKDNIVFHAIVWPAMLMAHGDYILPAEIPANEFLNLEGAKLSTSRNWAIWLPDYLKRFPPDPLRYCLALNLPENRDVDFTWADFHARNNNELADVFGNFVNRVAVFIKKYYRGKVPDATADDEKSLEVLKTITAAPKKIGSLIDSFQIKDATRELMNLAALGNRYFDYQAPWRSFREEKRSCDRTMNVCLRLVSALEVLSYPFLPFTSKKIGRMLGLDKRRWDDVANPALPSELGEVEILFEKLDERIVVQERARLGKVEQEKEETHMITIDDFKKIELRTAKIKSAERVLGTAKLIKMVIDLGNEERQIVAGIGDNYQPEELLGKEIVVVTNLQPARLRGVESNGMLLAAVDGAKVVLISPEKPVSPGSPVS
- a CDS encoding lysophospholipid acyltransferase family protein, translating into MALTWLMPLGTLIQFMLPRWVVVRIATFIGVIVYQFNHRQRRRLMENYYHILGKNTPEEVIKKTARRAFKNLCVFYADLLRVPVMKKRTALIGEFDRRTIDRVMQEKRGVILVTGHLGNWDLAGVFLSALAYPISAVVEPIPRGWTKTFNRYRRACAMETIPIPERERIRRAIEKKRVLALVADRDLTGRGILCPAFDAHRSFPKGPAVYALRYNVPIVIGYFVRQQKKNRPPYLGVIEAPLEFHPTGDMDNDIKNLTLLIASRLNELIRRYPDQWLVFNANWQ
- a CDS encoding TatD family hydrolase, whose protein sequence is MPRRSAANPDGLKIFDTHCHLNDRQFANDLNAVMKRAYQAGVKEILTVSTSVPDSQENVILCRKYPNTYCAVGIHPHEADSFRSFDIQTLKDMCIEPQVKAIGETGLDFFRGFSTKANQETAFRAQIELAKMLNLPLVIHIRDAAQPAMAILEEHGYFKGILHCFSDGRKFAEWAVEKGFYISFAGSLTYGEKRLIEVAKTVPQDRILIETDAPYLIPEPERGPGKRNEPAFIRLTLQFLAQALNFTPAEVADLTRENAHRCLQIT
- a CDS encoding glycosyltransferase family 4 protein → MRILLVSASYRPFPSGVSEHVHHLAMELHRRGHKVHILTTNYHPKTKLNTSTSTPFPIARIGKALILPSNRSHFVLPVGLKLPLQVREFLCKNQFDIVHCHGVFPPEISYWAIRYSSAPVVVTFHTLRKQLPIFVRKGFQALFPDLNRKIKVKIAVSQAAKNFFQAWFLGEYHIIPNGVDLTRFRTNPHPAHCLEKDKPYILYVGRLDWRKGVLVLIRSLPFILKSHPEATLVVVGTGPLESKAKRLCIRLGIEKSVIFTGYVPPEELPGYYSGCTLYVSPALSGEAMGIVLLEAMASGKPVIASAISGYNEVVTDKETAILVPPGDAQRLAEAINQLLDSPELCQHLIQKGLRHVTRFAWPVIAQDIEALYEKALS
- the rsmA gene encoding 16S rRNA (adenine(1518)-N(6)/adenine(1519)-N(6))-dimethyltransferase RsmA; translation: MTIRPIKSLGQSFLIHEPTADALIAALELKPDDTVIEIGPGKGILTKRLIRACNNVIAVEIDYRLVCYLEAEIGESPNLKIVHQDFLKFDLNKFNDAKIIGNLPYNISSPIIFRLLDNISYWQRAVLTAQREFAEKVLLPAGTKGSGVLTVLCEYLCTRRRLFNIPPRFFKPSPKVISTAFTLMKRPSPAVAISHPEFFYKLINAAFTPQPRKRLINNIALNLGINKEILKNIFVQLNLPLDARAKDLTLNQFALIADVLFPYSQ